One Papaver somniferum cultivar HN1 chromosome 10, ASM357369v1, whole genome shotgun sequence genomic window carries:
- the LOC113315535 gene encoding VID27-like protein, translated as MFRRSPRISKNNEDQIVSQESKQDKETKRNAKNNKMTVEKEATRKRKNKSENEVTQRKVKHKKTVEEKPEEKIAEEKYESQSEEEAQAELDEDDKESEEEEKRAKKSKLKKVIKAKGKVKNKKVIEDDSEETESESDEEEKEQSDEDDQESSLEEEEEKDELQKRANQIKSSKLMMSAFNKETLKFKFGKSEECGIKPRDFSFIFKMRRLIESEELQQQLKPKKGLDYSVFLNKKFRPEKPVDCADPITKAEVVHKLKISAEDESDPEHFVKIFAMCLCTIFLFPNTGTTSFPKKLLPHILLMDKVSWPDHVVEHLNSNLANKKEKQVTVVGCTTLLVCRFCEHTKNYISKRDSFENATPRFLRWDQYTLCKKLVTDFGKKNLKDEDRYDLVQA; from the exons ATGTTTAGGAGATCACCAAGAATAAGTAAGAATAATGAAGATCAAATTGTCTCGCAAGAGAGTAagcaagataaagaaacaaaacgaAATGCAAAGAACAATAAAATGACAGTTGAAAAAGAGGCAACaagaaagaggaagaacaagAGTGAAAATGAAGTAACACAAAGAAAGGTGAAACACAAGAAGACAGTTGAGGAAAAACCAGAAGA GAAGATAGCTGAGGAAAAATATGAATCACAATCCGAAGAAGAAGCGCAAGCAGAATTAGATGAAGATGATAAAGAGTCGGAAGAAGAGGAAAAACGAGCAAAAAAGAGCAAACTGAAGAAAGTCATCAAAG CAAAAGGGAAGGTGAAAAACAAGAAGGTAATTGAGGATGATTCAGAAGAAACGGAATCAGAatcagatgaagaagagaaagaacaatCAGATGAAGATGATCAAGAGTCGTCattggaagaagaggaagagaaagaTGAGTTGCAAAAAAGGGCAAACCAGATAAAGAGCTCAAAG CTGATGATGAGTGCATTCAATAAAGAAACCTTAAAGTTCAAATTTGGAAAATCCGAAGAGTGCGGAATCAAACCAAGAGATTTCTCTTTCATATTTAAGATGAGAAGGCTTATAGAGAGTGAAGAATTGCAGCAGCAACTGAAACCAAAGAAAGGACTTGACTACAGTGTTTTCTTGAATAAAAAGTTCAGACCAGAAAAGCCGGTAGATTGTGCAGATCCAATAACGAAAGCGGAAGTTGTACACAAACTGAAAATTTCAGCAGAAGATGAGTCTGATCCGGAACATTTTGTGAAAATTTTTGCTATGTGTTTGTGTACAATTTTCTTATTCCCAAACACTGGAACTACAAGCTTCCCAAAGAAATTGTTGCCTCATATTTTACTGATGGATAAAGTGTCATGGCCGGATCACGTTGTAGAACACTTGAATTCGAACTTGGCAAATAAGAAAGAGAAACAAGTAACTGTCGTTGGATGCACAACTCTCCTAGTG TGTCGGTTCTGCGAACATACAAAAAATTACATCAGCAAAAGGGATAGTTTCGAAAATGCAACTCCTAGATTCCTACGATGGGACCAGTACACATTGTGCAAGAAGCTTGTAACTGATTTCGGCAAAAAAAATCTCAAAGACGAAGATCGATATGACTTGGTTCAAGCCTGA